GGTCCCTTGCCCGCATCAACTCCAGCGTTCCCGTCGCGGACCTGGGGATTCACGGAACTGCGGCGAGAACCTTGAATCCCCCCACCTCGGGCTAGGTGAAGGGACAGACCTGCTCGCTGAAGTCTTTCACCAGTCTTTGCGGAGCGTATGAGGCGACCGCGTATGAGAGACTCGGCGGCCAGCTCGCCAAGCCGGAAGGGTCGCTTGCAGTGTCGGACGCCGCGCCGCTTCCGGTTCATCTCGACCGGGTGGTGGAGGGACTCGCGAAGAACCCCGCGCTACCGCCCGAGCTCATCCGCCGCCTCTTCGCCCACCGCAACGGCCTTGGCAGCGTTGCCAAGCGCCCGGACCTCACCGACGACATGATCGCCGAGATCATCGCCGTCGACGACCACTGGCTCGTGCACTCGCTCGCGCTCAACCGCAGCCTCCCGCATGCCTTTCGGGGCGAGCAGTTCGTCACCGGCGGGGTACTCCTGTTCCTGTGGGAGAAGCCGGGCCGCTGAGTCCAGTTCACCGCTGCTGACGAATGCGTGGATCTCGTGGGCGAGCGGGGTCACGTCACTGATGGACGCGGTCCACTCGTTCGCGTAACGCGACGATGCCTCGCCCGAGAGCCCGAGTTGCAGCGAGCGGTGCGGCAGGGGACGCAGGCGCAGGCCGCGTTCGGGATCCCACTGGAGACGGGCCGGTGCGCACTTGAGGTCACGCTGTCAGGTGCCGAGATCGGGATGCAGGCCTGCGGACGTAACTCGACAGGCAGGCGTGGCTCAGCGCCCAGTCGAAGCCGTCGCGAGTGATCTCGACGGCAAGGACGGTCTCCTGCCCGGTGCTCGTGCCCCAGTTGGAGCGGTACATCATCCACAGGAAACTGGGCGTAATCCACGTCGTCCGGTCAGGCTTCCACGCGTCCGGAAAACGGCCGTCGCGGACGGCGGGCAGTCCGATTTCAGGGGAGTACGCCTGGTGGACGGTGATCGTGGATGCCGTGTGAAGCGCTCGGATCCTGTGGTGCGGTTCCTCCATGGCGTACAGCGCGGAGTCGGTCAGGTCAGGAGGCCACCGATTTTCGACGGCCGCTCGTCGCGACGGGCCCAAGAAGGTGCCCGGCCTCGGTGCTCCTCCCGGGACTGCAACTCCATCGATTTCACATTGTGCAGACTGTTGCGTATCAAGCAATGACCGGGCCATGATTGCCGCGCTTGACGCGGTATTCGACCTCGTTGCCGCCCCGCCGTGCTCCAGGGGGGACGGAGCAATCACGGGGCGTTCCACTCTCCTCAAGGGAGGCCAGATGACACCACGCAGGGGAAGACGGCTCAGTCTGTCGGCGGTACTGAGCGCGCTCGCAGCGCTGCTGATCGCGAGCCTCGTCGGGCTGTGGCCGCCCCAGGATGCGACGGCGGCGGGCACGGACGGGAAGGCCGTGGCGGCCCAGCTGCAGCACTGGCCCGCTCCGGTCGCCGAAAAGCTCGGCCAGGTCATCGAAGAGCACGCCAACCAGGGTGCGTACGCGGTCTTCGACGCCGACAACACCACTTACCGGTACGACCTCGAGGAGTCGCTGCTCCCCTACTTGGAGATGAAGGGGAAGCTCAAGCGCTCGACGATGGACCGGTCCCTGAGGCTCATCCCCTTCAAGGACACGAAGAACCATCAGGAGAGTCTCTACAGCTACTACAACCGGCTCTGCGAGATCGACGACCAGGTCTGCTACCCCTGGGTCGCCCAGATCTTCTCCGGATTCACGCTGAAGCAGCTCAAGGGGTACGTCGACGACCTGCTCGCATACGGCAAGCCCATCCCGGCCGAGTACTACGTCGGTGACCAGCTGACGAAGACCCAGGTGCAGCCACCGCAGTTCTACCGGGGCATGCAGGAGCTGTACCACGCCCTGCGGGACAACGGCATCGAGGTCTACGTCGTCAGCGCCGCCAGTGAAGAGTTGGTCCGGGACGTGCTGTCCGACCCCAAACACGGCTACGGCGCCAAGCCGCAGAACGTCATCGGCGTCTCCATGCTGCTCAAGGACCCGGTCACCGGGAATCTCACCACCGCCCGCAAGGAGATCGCCGAGGGCCGCTACGACCCGCGCGAGCTCGCGAACGACAAGTTGACCCCGACCCTGTGGGCCCCGCTGACCTGGTTCCAGGGCAAGCCCGCCGCCATAAACACGTATATCGACCAGTGGCGCAAGCCGATTCTGGTCGCGGGCGACACCCCGGTCAGCGACGGCCCCATGCTCTTCCAGTCCACCGACGTGGAACACGGCGGGACCCGGATCTGGGTCAACCGCAAGGACAAGTACCTTACGCAGATCCAGGACATGCAGAAGGCGAACGCGGCCCGGCAGGAGGAGCTCGGCCAGCAGGTCACAGCCGACAAGAACTGGCTCGTGGTCAAGCCGGATGAGATCCGCTGACGTACAGCCGCAGCACGCGGGTCTGGTCGGTGCGACGGCCGTGCTCGGCGCACCGCCCAGGTTCGCGGTCCCAGGACCGCATGGAAACAGTGACCGACAAGAGGCCCAGGGGCAGGCGAATATGAACCTGCCTCCGTCGGGTAGGTGCTCGTGGCCGGGCCGATCATGGCGGTGAGGATGCCTCGCCTGCGGTCCGTCCGTGCTGGTGTTGGTCGGCCTGCCGACCGTCTTCACCGTCGTCCGCGCCCAGATGCTCAAGCGCCAGATGGTCGGTCGCGCAGGTTCCAGCTTCTTCGCAGGCGTGATCGATGGCGCGGACAGTCGCGTACTCCGAGGTGCCGCGCCTTCAGATGGCTGAGTAATGTGCACCGCGTGTCGAGTGAGGAAGTGATGCAGGACGGGGCCCACCGTCGGGTGGTACGGATCGGTGAGACGGTCCGCAGGCCCGTCCAGCCGTGGACGCCCACCGTCCATGCACTGCTCCGGCACCTGGCGGCGGTCGGCTTCGCCTATGCGCCGCAGCCGCTGGGAATCGACGACCAGGGGCGTGAGGTCCTTACCTACATCGAGGGTGACTCCGGTGCGGCGGGCTGGGCCAAGGTCGTGGACGGCCAAGGATTGAGGAACTTCGCCCGGCTGTTGCGCGACTACCACGATGCGTGCAGGAGCTTTTCGCCTCCGCCGGGCGCGAGCTGGTCCACGGACGCGGGCGACCCGGGTGACGACGAGGTCA
The window above is part of the Streptomyces sp. NBC_00425 genome. Proteins encoded here:
- a CDS encoding HAD family hydrolase, with protein sequence MTPRRGRRLSLSAVLSALAALLIASLVGLWPPQDATAAGTDGKAVAAQLQHWPAPVAEKLGQVIEEHANQGAYAVFDADNTTYRYDLEESLLPYLEMKGKLKRSTMDRSLRLIPFKDTKNHQESLYSYYNRLCEIDDQVCYPWVAQIFSGFTLKQLKGYVDDLLAYGKPIPAEYYVGDQLTKTQVQPPQFYRGMQELYHALRDNGIEVYVVSAASEELVRDVLSDPKHGYGAKPQNVIGVSMLLKDPVTGNLTTARKEIAEGRYDPRELANDKLTPTLWAPLTWFQGKPAAINTYIDQWRKPILVAGDTPVSDGPMLFQSTDVEHGGTRIWVNRKDKYLTQIQDMQKANAARQEELGQQVTADKNWLVVKPDEIR